From Helicobacter sp. MIT 99-5507:
AAATAATATGATTTGAAATAGGAAGCAATTCTAAAATCTCTTTTTTACTAAATGCAGGTGAAAATACTGCGATTTGAGAATCTTTATTATATTTTTTAAATTCTTCAAATCCAAGTCTTGCCTCATAGATTCCGCTTGCTGTAATGCCACTTAAATATTTTGAAACCAAATCAAAACTACTCCAAAATGCAAAACCCTTTAATGCAAGTAAAATCTTTGCACCAGTATTTTTTTGAACATAATCTAAAATCTCTAAGTTGTATCTTAGTTTTGAGATTTCTAGCACATAAGTTGGTTTTGTTATTTTGTGTAGTATTTTTTCTATTTGTGAATTTGGTGGAGATGATTTTATATATTGCAATGTTTTATCTTTCATTTAAAAATCCCATAATTAATCTTAAATTGTTATAATACACGCTTTTAACTTTAGATTTTGGATAAATAAGAAATAAATGAAAATAATAATATATTTAATAATATTTGCAATGCAGCTCTTTGCAGATACAAAAATAAATGAAAATGATATAAATGGTATATGGGAAATACCAGAGGAAATAGAGGGGTTTGCATCAATTGGTGAGATTTTTACACAAGATAAAATTGCGCATGCATACGCATTTGCATATGCTAAAAAAGCAGGTGACAAGCTAGTTCCTAGAATCTTAGATGATGAAAATAAAAATGCAAACAATCTAAAAGGCAAAATATTTCTATCAAATTTAGAATTTAATGGAAAAAAATGGGTAAATGGCAGAATCTACAATCCAAATAATGGTGGTGTTTATTATGCTGAAGCACATTTATCGCAGGATAAAAATACACTTTTTATAAAAACTAGCATTGATAGTTTTGGTATTATTGGCATTACTCTAAAATGGTATAGAATCCAAGATACAAAATATACACCGCTAAATCACGATGAAGTAATAATGATAGATGAACTAAAGGAAAATAAATGAATAAACTTTTTTTGATAAAAATAACATACATCAAGCCTATAGAAATAGTAGAAAAAATACGTCCTATGCATAGAGATTATCTAAAAGAAGGATACAAAAATAAATTGCTTTTATTAAGTGGTCCGCACAAAGAATATAATAACAAGCTTGGTGGAATTATCATTGGTAAATTTAAAGATATGGCACAAGCAGATAATTTTGCAAAAAATGATCCTTTTTATCTAAATCAAACTGCAACATATGAGATTATTGAGTTTGAAGCAGTGCTTTTTGATAATACATTAGAAAAACTATTTTGCAATGAATAAACAAAAATTAGTAGATACAAGATTTTTTTATTTTATATTACTTTGTATATCTGCTATGACAGCACTTGGAAGTATTGTGATAGCACCATCATTGCCATATTTAGAAAAACATTTTAATAATGTAGCAAATATCGCTTATTTATCAAAATTAGTTTTGACAATACCAGCAATATTTATCGTCTTTTTCTCACCAATTAGTGGATATTTATTTGATAAATATAAACGATTAAATCTTTTATATCCAGCAATGCTTATTTGGGGAATTAGCGGAGTTAGCGGATTTTTCTTAGATAATATTTATTATATTTTAATATCTAGGGCTATATTTGGTATAGCAAATGCATTTGTGATGACTGGAGCTAGCGCATTAATAGCAGATTATTATACAGGCACAAAAAGAGAAAAAGCACTAATAGCTAAGAGTTTAGGTTATGCATTTATTAGTGCTATATGCGTAATTTTGGGAGGATTTTTAGCAAAAATATCTTGGAGATATCCATTTTTGATATATGGCATTGCATTTGTGATTTTTCTTTTTGCAATTTTTTTATTATTTGAGCCTAAAAAAAGCGATATGATAAATAAAAATATAAAAGATATAAATTTTAATTTTTTTACATTTTTGCCAATTTATACATTTAGTTTTTTAGGGATAGCATTATTTTACATAGCACCTACACAAGTGCCATTTGTAATAACAAATATATTACAAAAAAGTGGAGATTTTATAGGTTATGGCTTAGCACTTATTTTTATATGTAGTGCTAGCGTATCTATTTTTTATACAAAAATTAGACAAGTCTTAAGCCTATATTCTATGTATAGCCTATGTTTTGGTGCTATTGGCATTGGACTATGTATCATAAAAATATTTCAATCATATCCTATGACATTAATTGCACTTAGTGCTATTGGATTTGGACTTGGAATCCTTCTTATAACAAATTCAATTTGGCTTTTCTCGCTAACAAATCAACATAATAGAGCAAAAGCATATGGATTCTTGGTGAGTTCAGTTTTTATTGCTCAATTTTCCTCACCACTTCTTACACAACCTATTGTTGGAAAATTTGGGCTTTTAAATATGTTTTTAGTTTTTGGGTTAATCTCATTTTTCATAGCTACTATGTTTTTAATAAAATCATTTATAAAAAATAAAAGGCAAAACCCTGTAAAATAACAAAATCAAAAAAAATAAAAGGGTAAAAATGGAATTTATAAGCATTATTATGGGAAGTAAAAGCGATTGGAATATTATGCAAGAATGTGTAGATGTGCTAAAAAAATTTGACTGCGCATTTGAAGTAACAATAAGCTCTGCACACAGAAGCCCCCAAAGAACAAAAGAATATATCAATGAGGCACAAAATAGAGGAGCTTGTGTATTTATTGCTGCTGCTGGTATGGCTGCACACCTTGCAGGAAGTATAGCAGCTATTACTACAAAGCCAGTAATTGGAGTGCCACTAGATTCTAGCTCGCTAAATGGATTGGATTCGCTTT
This genomic window contains:
- a CDS encoding DUF2147 domain-containing protein, which codes for MKIIIYLIIFAMQLFADTKINENDINGIWEIPEEIEGFASIGEIFTQDKIAHAYAFAYAKKAGDKLVPRILDDENKNANNLKGKIFLSNLEFNGKKWVNGRIYNPNNGGVYYAEAHLSQDKNTLFIKTSIDSFGIIGITLKWYRIQDTKYTPLNHDEVIMIDELKENK
- a CDS encoding YciI family protein, with the protein product MNKLFLIKITYIKPIEIVEKIRPMHRDYLKEGYKNKLLLLSGPHKEYNNKLGGIIIGKFKDMAQADNFAKNDPFYLNQTATYEIIEFEAVLFDNTLEKLFCNE
- a CDS encoding MFS transporter, with protein sequence MNKQKLVDTRFFYFILLCISAMTALGSIVIAPSLPYLEKHFNNVANIAYLSKLVLTIPAIFIVFFSPISGYLFDKYKRLNLLYPAMLIWGISGVSGFFLDNIYYILISRAIFGIANAFVMTGASALIADYYTGTKREKALIAKSLGYAFISAICVILGGFLAKISWRYPFLIYGIAFVIFLFAIFLLFEPKKSDMINKNIKDINFNFFTFLPIYTFSFLGIALFYIAPTQVPFVITNILQKSGDFIGYGLALIFICSASVSIFYTKIRQVLSLYSMYSLCFGAIGIGLCIIKIFQSYPMTLIALSAIGFGLGILLITNSIWLFSLTNQHNRAKAYGFLVSSVFIAQFSSPLLTQPIVGKFGLLNMFLVFGLISFFIATMFLIKSFIKNKRQNPVK
- the purE gene encoding 5-(carboxyamino)imidazole ribonucleotide mutase — its product is MEFISIIMGSKSDWNIMQECVDVLKKFDCAFEVTISSAHRSPQRTKEYINEAQNRGACVFIAAAGMAAHLAGSIAAITTKPVIGVPLDSSSLNGLDSLLSTAQMPSGIPVATMAIGKSGAINAAYLAMQILALSNAELNGKLIEDRVIKSKKVELDSNEIEIRIV